TTGCAGTGCTGCTTCTGGCTAAATGACTATTTAGGGTATGATTAAGTTCATGTAGATATGATATCTTAGTATGCGGCCTCAGTGGTAAAACAAGAAGCAGTGAGCTGTTAATCATTATATTGATCTATATCGATTCATCTTTGTTGGTTAAGTAACAGTTAAAGATATAGGAAGTTGTTCTGGAAGTGTAATTGAGTGCTGCTACAACACTAAGGCAGATGTCATGCACAAGTGAAGCTTGGATCATCTTGTGACTCTAAACACTTGGTGAAGGCCAAAGGAGATGTTATTCTGTGGCCTATGACAAACTGTTAGAGCCCAAACAGCTCACTGACAAATGGTTCTCTCTGTTTCAGCTGTCCCGGCCAAGACTGAGGCCAAGTCAAAGGCCCTGAAGGCCAAGAAGGCTGTGCTCAAAGGCGTCCACagccagaggaagaagaagatcaggACTTCTCCCACCTTCCGTCGCCCCAAAACCATGCGTCTCCGCAGGCAGCCCAAGTATCCTCGCAAGAGCGCACCTCGCAGGAACAAGTGAGTTACAATGACTGCATGCTGCCACCAAAAGTGTGAAAAAAACAGATTCCAGCCTTTTAACTCACTGATGCACCCAACtgaaaatattttacattttcatagtTAAGATAATAAGCAATCATCGGGTAGCATATTTAGAACGTTGAGggtgttttgttgactcaaTATATATGTTTTCCCTACAGGTTGGATCACTATGCCATCATCAAGTTCCCCTTGACGACAGAGTCTGCCATGAAGAAGattgaagacaacaacacacttGTGTTCATCGTGGACGTCAAGGCAAACAAACACCAGATTAAACACGCGGTCAAGAAGCTGTACGACATCGACGTCGCCAAAGTCAACACACTCATCAGGTAGCCATT
This genomic window from Pleuronectes platessa chromosome 15, fPlePla1.1, whole genome shotgun sequence contains:
- the rpl23a gene encoding 60S ribosomal protein L23a; protein product: MHYTAGNPVQSSFLNMAPKVKKEAVPAKTEAKSKALKAKKAVLKGVHSQRKKKIRTSPTFRRPKTMRLRRQPKYPRKSAPRRNKLDHYAIIKFPLTTESAMKKIEDNNTLVFIVDVKANKHQIKHAVKKLYDIDVAKVNTLIRPDGEKKAYVRLAPDYDALDVANKIGII